Proteins from one Ovis aries strain OAR_USU_Benz2616 breed Rambouillet chromosome 12, ARS-UI_Ramb_v3.0, whole genome shotgun sequence genomic window:
- the RGS2 gene encoding regulator of G-protein signaling 2, which translates to MQSAMFLAVQHDCGPMDKGAGTGPKNEEKREKMKRTLLKDWKSRLSYFLQNSSSPGKPKTGKKSKQQTFIKPSPEEAQLWSEAFDELLASKYGLAAFRAFLKSEYCEENIEFWLACEDFKKTKSPQKLSSKAKKIYTDFIEKEAPKEINIDFQTKTLIAQNIQEATSGCFTTAQKRVYSLMENNSYPRFLESEFYQDLCKKPQITTEPHAT; encoded by the exons ATGCAAAGTGCTATGTTCCTGGCTGTCCAGCACGACTGCGGACCCATGGACAAAGGCGCTGGCACCGGCCCCAAGAACGAGGAGAAGCGAGAGAAGATGAAGCGAACCCT attAAAAGATTGGAAGAGCCGTTTGAGCTACTTCTTGCAAAATTCCTcctctcctgggaagcccaaaactggCAAGAAAAGCAAACAGCAAACCTTCATCAA GCCTTCTCCCGAGGAAGCCCAGCTATGGTCAGaagcatttgatgagctgctagCCAGTAAAT atGGTCTTGCTGCATTCAGggcttttttaaaatctgaatactGTGAAGAAAATATTGAATTCTGGCTGGCCTGTGAAGACTTCAAAAAAACCAAGTCACCCCAAAAGCTGTcctcaaaagcaaagaaaatatatactgaCTTCATAGAAAAAGAAGCTCCAAAAGAG atCAACATAGACTTTCAAACCAAAACTCTGATTGCCCAAAACATACAGGAAGCTACCAGTGGCTGCTTCACAACTGCCCAGAAAAGGGTGTACAGCTTGATGGAAAACAACTCTTACCCGCGTTTCTTGGAGTCAGAATTCTACCAGGACTTGTGTAAAAAGCCGCAGATCACCACAGAACCCCATGCCACATGA